The Crocosphaera subtropica ATCC 51142 genome includes a window with the following:
- a CDS encoding TolB family protein, which produces MGFRLFIFPALLIGMILSSCRHPLLTTPEIPTGGLNSKSPEEYPTYSGDGRFLAFASERQGHRDIYLFDLQQKRLVSLPNLNRRDSSQDQPALSFDGRYLVYVSTERGKSDIMVYDRNQQRSTLLTANVRGSVRQPTITGDGSQVAFQTSQLGEWNIAIVDYQTSP; this is translated from the coding sequence ATGGGGTTTCGTCTTTTTATATTTCCAGCATTGTTAATAGGAATGATCCTAAGTAGTTGTCGTCATCCTCTTCTCACTACCCCGGAAATACCGACGGGAGGACTCAATAGTAAGTCCCCCGAAGAATACCCAACCTATAGCGGAGACGGTCGTTTTTTAGCTTTTGCTTCGGAACGTCAAGGTCATCGAGATATTTATCTTTTTGATTTACAACAAAAGCGTCTCGTTTCTTTGCCTAATCTGAATCGCAGAGATTCGAGTCAAGATCAACCGGCCTTAAGTTTTGATGGACGATATTTAGTCTATGTTTCGACCGAACGGGGTAAATCGGATATTATGGTTTACGATCGCAACCAACAACGATCAACCTTACTCACCGCTAATGTTCGGGGTTCGGTTAGACAACCGACTATTACGGGGGATGGTTCTCAAGTGGCCTTTCAAACCAGTCAACTCGGAGAATGGAATATTGCGATCGTTGATTATCAAACCAGTCCTTAA
- a CDS encoding photosystem II reaction center protein K yields MEAVFLLAKLPEAYQIFDPLVDVLPVIPVFFLALAFVWQAAVGFK; encoded by the coding sequence ATGGAAGCAGTATTCCTTTTAGCAAAATTACCCGAAGCTTATCAAATTTTCGATCCCTTAGTGGATGTACTACCCGTTATTCCTGTATTTTTCTTGGCTTTAGCCTTCGTTTGGCAAGCTGCTGTTGGTTTTAAGTAA
- a CDS encoding MBL fold metallo-hydrolase, with amino-acid sequence MSQRPPKAEHRPTRLACLPYGVGHDHEGVCLEVQLGPYRLLLDCGLRDLTPLLNQNQPPVDAVFCSHAHSDHARGLKALHETFPTLPIYASHVTKQLLPLNWPEKNSPKTANFCQGLFWEKPFELFDDLTVQLFRAGHLPGAACILLTYRTVERVYKLLYTGDFSLSNLQLVEGLSIEALRGLSPDILIIEGTYGTMRHPHRRQQEKQLMQRIHECLTHGYSVVLPVPTLGLGQEILKLLRSHHQFTGRDLDIWVDGEVANACDRYLDLLPEFPLSVQNFAKHQPLFWDERICPRLRRLTPQQRGKIGQTPCIVLTDDLTTLYDEGYLLSGLWVMLFPASPHEGETLESPEIVRLMERVSIHSESYVLAEHSDGRNTTQLIHNLRPQHIIFVHGSPINLTDLTSLEELQNRYQLHLPSTGKLVELPIGDTFIQPAAPSPGVYEGELNDVERNITITLPHNIINDPHWRYFADTGLVEARWQGDELVLRGISQRELVSQSNTEKVINDLDCCLTCRHYRGQRCWNSQSPLYGFKVTPEGYCPVFEPLPQQEDEQSP; translated from the coding sequence ATGAGTCAACGCCCTCCTAAAGCTGAGCATCGTCCTACCCGTCTCGCCTGTTTACCCTATGGAGTTGGTCATGATCATGAAGGGGTCTGTCTGGAGGTACAATTAGGCCCTTATCGTCTCCTGCTTGATTGTGGTTTAAGGGATCTCACCCCCCTACTTAATCAGAACCAACCCCCAGTAGATGCAGTTTTCTGTAGTCATGCCCATAGTGATCATGCCAGAGGATTAAAAGCCCTTCATGAAACCTTCCCTACTTTACCCATTTATGCTAGTCATGTCACCAAACAGCTACTACCTTTAAATTGGCCTGAAAAAAATAGCCCCAAAACCGCTAACTTTTGTCAGGGGTTATTTTGGGAAAAACCCTTTGAGTTATTTGATGATTTAACAGTACAGTTATTTCGGGCTGGTCATTTACCGGGGGCTGCCTGTATCCTCTTGACTTATCGCACCGTCGAACGTGTCTATAAATTATTGTATACAGGGGACTTTTCTCTCTCCAATCTCCAATTAGTTGAAGGACTATCCATCGAGGCCTTACGGGGCTTATCCCCTGATATTTTAATTATTGAAGGCACTTATGGCACTATGCGCCATCCCCACCGTCGTCAGCAGGAAAAACAGTTGATGCAACGGATTCACGAGTGTTTAACTCATGGGTATAGTGTGGTGTTACCGGTGCCAACCTTGGGGTTAGGACAAGAAATTTTGAAATTATTGCGTTCTCATCATCAGTTTACCGGACGAGACTTAGATATTTGGGTGGACGGGGAAGTGGCTAATGCTTGCGATCGCTATTTAGATTTACTGCCAGAATTTCCCTTATCGGTGCAAAATTTTGCCAAACATCAACCCCTATTTTGGGATGAACGAATTTGTCCCCGTTTACGTCGTTTGACCCCTCAACAACGGGGGAAAATTGGACAAACTCCCTGCATTGTTTTAACCGATGATCTCACTACCCTTTATGACGAAGGATATCTGCTGTCAGGGTTATGGGTGATGTTATTCCCTGCGTCACCCCATGAAGGAGAAACCCTAGAATCACCAGAAATTGTCAGGTTGATGGAACGAGTGTCCATTCATAGTGAGTCTTACGTTTTGGCTGAACACAGCGATGGCCGTAACACGACTCAATTAATTCATAATTTACGACCCCAACATATTATTTTTGTTCATGGTTCTCCCATTAATTTAACGGATCTGACCAGTTTAGAAGAGTTACAAAATCGTTATCAACTTCATCTTCCCTCCACCGGAAAATTAGTGGAACTGCCCATTGGAGATACCTTTATTCAACCAGCAGCCCCTTCCCCTGGGGTTTATGAGGGAGAATTAAACGATGTAGAAAGAAACATTACGATTACTTTGCCCCATAACATTATCAATGATCCTCACTGGCGTTATTTTGCTGATACCGGACTGGTGGAGGCCCGTTGGCAAGGAGATGAGTTGGTTTTGCGGGGGATTTCTCAACGGGAACTGGTTAGTCAAAGTAATACCGAAAAGGTGATCAATGATTTAGACTGTTGTTTAACCTGTCGTCATTATCGAGGTCAACGTTGTTGGAATTCTCAATCCCCTCTTTATGGGTTTAAAGTAACACCAGAGGGTTATTGTCCTGTATTTGAACCTTTGCCTCAACAAGAAGATGAGCAATCACCATAG
- the hisD gene encoding histidinol dehydrogenase, which translates to MLRIITQSAEINTELQRIRDRPYRDEIQAKEVAVGEILERIKHQGDQGLFEPFDILTTPTNLKVSGSDLDAAYQKIPKELLDAIQTVSQKLESFYKQQLPKPWVKFEDDDVVVGKRYTPVKRAGIYVAWDQGSPISRVLMQTLPAKMAKVPEIILVTPPDETGKVPPDILVAAQVSGVNQIYRIGGAKAIAALAHGTETIPKVEVITGTGGLDVILAKRMVYGTVTTDTPVDASELFIIADRTANPAYVAADLLAQVEQDPSSAVIVLTTDFSLAQKIQTKVQEKLQDNAHGILSEKAIAHYSLIIIVESLEQAVNITNEFAPHYGMLALTEPWDIIEKIRAVGSLFIGHNTPKAVGDYLGTGSVILPPSGLIRYASSVRVETFLKPSHLIEYAPTALKKLANALEILALAEGLPGTADAINLRLVEGEDY; encoded by the coding sequence ATGCTGCGAATCATCACCCAGTCAGCTGAGATAAACACAGAATTGCAACGAATCCGCGATCGCCCTTATCGAGACGAGATTCAAGCAAAAGAAGTTGCTGTGGGAGAAATTCTCGAAAGAATTAAACACCAAGGCGATCAAGGACTCTTTGAACCCTTTGACATCCTTACCACTCCCACCAACCTCAAGGTGAGTGGTTCCGACTTAGATGCAGCCTATCAAAAGATTCCTAAAGAATTACTCGATGCTATCCAAACCGTTAGTCAAAAATTAGAAAGCTTTTATAAACAACAACTCCCTAAACCTTGGGTGAAATTTGAAGACGATGACGTAGTGGTCGGCAAACGCTATACTCCAGTCAAACGGGCAGGTATTTATGTCGCTTGGGATCAAGGGTCCCCCATTAGTCGGGTACTGATGCAAACCCTACCCGCAAAAATGGCCAAAGTCCCGGAAATTATCCTTGTGACTCCCCCTGATGAAACCGGCAAAGTTCCCCCTGATATTTTAGTCGCTGCTCAAGTGAGTGGGGTTAATCAAATTTACCGTATTGGAGGGGCAAAAGCCATCGCTGCTTTAGCGCATGGAACAGAAACCATCCCTAAAGTAGAAGTGATCACAGGAACTGGGGGATTAGACGTTATTTTAGCTAAACGCATGGTCTATGGTACCGTCACCACCGATACCCCCGTCGATGCCTCAGAATTGTTCATTATTGCTGACCGAACCGCCAACCCTGCCTATGTCGCTGCCGACTTATTGGCACAAGTCGAACAAGACCCTAGTAGTGCGGTGATTGTCCTGACAACAGATTTCAGTTTAGCTCAAAAAATTCAAACCAAGGTACAAGAAAAATTACAAGATAACGCCCACGGGATTTTATCCGAAAAAGCGATCGCCCACTATAGCTTAATTATCATAGTCGAGTCCCTCGAACAAGCTGTTAACATCACCAACGAATTTGCCCCTCATTATGGGATGTTAGCTTTAACCGAACCTTGGGATATTATAGAGAAAATTCGTGCCGTCGGTAGCCTTTTCATTGGACATAACACCCCCAAAGCAGTTGGGGATTATCTAGGAACTGGGAGTGTAATTTTGCCCCCTTCGGGCTTAATTCGTTACGCTTCTTCTGTCCGAGTCGAAACCTTCTTAAAACCTTCCCATCTCATCGAATATGCTCCCACTGCGCTGAAAAAATTAGCCAATGCCTTGGAAATTTTAGCCTTAGCAGAGGGGTTGCCAGGAACGGCTGATGCTATTAATTTACGGTTAGTCGAAGGGGAAGATTATTAA
- a CDS encoding ABC transporter ATP-binding protein, with the protein MENILEVKDVYAGYVKDLNILQGINFRISLGELVTVIGPNGAGKSTLVKTIFGLLKTNEGQITFKGQNITGLKSDQIVKLGMCYVPQIQNVFATLSIEENLEMGAFITHGSLKQQKEKIYTMFPRLAERRRQKAGTLSGGERQMLAMGRALMLDPDVLLLDEPSAALSPILVNSVFEQIKAINQTGKAIVLVEQNAKKALMMADRGYVLENGRDRFEGTGEELLNDPKVGQLYLGAAYQESDGES; encoded by the coding sequence ATGGAAAATATTTTAGAAGTCAAGGATGTTTATGCCGGATATGTCAAAGATTTGAATATTTTACAAGGCATTAACTTTCGTATTTCTTTAGGAGAATTAGTGACTGTTATTGGTCCTAATGGTGCCGGAAAATCTACCTTAGTAAAAACAATTTTTGGTCTTCTCAAAACCAACGAAGGTCAAATCACTTTTAAAGGACAAAATATCACAGGATTAAAATCCGACCAAATTGTTAAATTGGGAATGTGTTACGTCCCTCAAATACAAAATGTTTTTGCCACCCTCAGTATTGAAGAAAACCTAGAAATGGGTGCCTTTATCACTCATGGGTCATTAAAACAACAGAAAGAAAAAATATACACCATGTTCCCCCGACTGGCCGAACGTCGTCGTCAAAAAGCAGGAACCCTTTCCGGAGGCGAAAGACAAATGTTAGCTATGGGACGGGCGTTAATGTTAGACCCCGACGTATTATTATTAGACGAACCCTCAGCAGCCTTGTCCCCTATTTTAGTCAATAGTGTCTTTGAACAAATTAAAGCCATCAATCAAACCGGAAAAGCCATCGTCTTAGTGGAACAAAACGCCAAAAAAGCCCTGATGATGGCTGATCGTGGTTACGTTCTAGAAAATGGCCGCGATCGCTTTGAAGGAACAGGAGAAGAATTACTGAACGATCCTAAAGTGGGACAACTTTATTTAGGGGCAGCTTATCAAGAATCTGACGGAGAATCTTAG
- a CDS encoding indolepyruvate ferredoxin oxidoreductase subunit alpha has protein sequence MPHTIVTETCEGVADCVDACPVACIHEGPGKNVKGTDWYWIDFATCIDCGICLQVCPVEGAIVPEERPDLQKTPS, from the coding sequence TTGCCACACACCATTGTAACCGAAACCTGTGAAGGCGTAGCCGACTGCGTAGACGCTTGTCCCGTCGCTTGTATCCATGAAGGTCCAGGAAAAAATGTCAAAGGAACAGACTGGTATTGGATCGATTTTGCTACCTGTATTGATTGTGGAATTTGCTTACAAGTTTGTCCCGTTGAAGGAGCCATTGTACCAGAAGAAAGACCCGACTTACAAAAAACTCCATCCTAA
- a CDS encoding AZOBR_p60025 family cell surface glycopolymer formation protein, with translation MAKSHIKNSFINIIIAIFVVFAITLYFYFLKFDGNITGFFRIGSILPISPFLNAENTLIYQGEIGYDGQQFLSLALDPFLQNPETINSLDHPVYRYRRILYPLVSYALALGNRSLIPYMMVIINAISIVLIVGLTNLYFKSDHVSKFQSLFTLCIPGVWMVLSLGTADLFSSVFLIASFYCYRYEKYKLTALFISLGCLTRETLLIVWFALFLTSLLQRKFKQIQYLLWALIPPIFWTVYISFLNLPGKVRVKDNFGFPFMGIINKLTNILTGGFSGRNLFEAYMFFILLLSFATIFIIYFKHRQPNFLMQIGNSFYGLMFVFSSITILGYYLDYSRVFMDVYFLLLLSINLTRIPYKTILFSASGIGSLAFLILHS, from the coding sequence ATGGCTAAATCTCATATCAAAAATTCCTTTATTAATATAATTATCGCCATATTCGTTGTTTTCGCTATTACTTTATACTTCTATTTTTTAAAATTTGATGGTAATATTACAGGGTTTTTTCGCATTGGCTCAATTTTACCCATTTCTCCTTTTTTAAATGCTGAAAACACTTTAATTTATCAAGGAGAAATTGGTTATGATGGTCAACAATTTTTAAGTTTAGCCCTTGACCCTTTTTTACAAAATCCTGAAACGATTAATAGTTTAGATCATCCAGTTTATCGTTATCGTCGTATTTTGTATCCTTTAGTTAGTTATGCTTTAGCTTTGGGAAATAGAAGTTTAATTCCTTATATGATGGTGATAATTAACGCTATTTCTATTGTCCTTATTGTTGGTCTTACAAATTTATATTTCAAATCCGATCACGTATCAAAATTTCAATCTCTTTTTACCCTATGTATTCCTGGGGTTTGGATGGTTTTATCGTTAGGAACGGCTGATTTATTTAGTAGTGTCTTTTTAATTGCTTCTTTTTATTGTTATCGTTACGAAAAATATAAGTTAACAGCCTTATTTATTAGTCTAGGTTGCTTAACCAGAGAAACCTTATTAATTGTTTGGTTTGCTTTATTTTTGACCAGCTTATTACAACGAAAATTTAAACAAATTCAATATTTGTTATGGGCATTAATTCCTCCTATTTTCTGGACAGTTTATATAAGTTTTTTAAATTTACCTGGAAAAGTAAGGGTCAAAGATAATTTTGGTTTTCCTTTTATGGGAATTATCAATAAATTGACTAATATCCTAACAGGAGGTTTTAGCGGAAGAAACTTGTTTGAAGCTTATATGTTTTTCATTTTACTGCTAAGTTTCGCTACAATTTTTATTATTTATTTTAAACATCGTCAACCTAATTTCTTAATGCAGATAGGTAATAGCTTCTATGGTTTAATGTTTGTGTTCAGTAGTATTACAATTTTAGGATACTACTTAGATTATTCAAGAGTTTTTATGGATGTTTATTTTTTATTGTTGTTAAGTATTAATTTAACCAGAATTCCCTATAAAACTATCTTATTCTCAGCATCAGGGATAGGAAGCTTAGCTTTCTTGATTTTACATTCTTGA
- the rph gene encoding ribonuclease PH produces the protein MSWQRPDGRQPNQLRPVNFELNFTRFSAGSVLAQCGETKVLCTASIEEYVPRFLLGSGQGWLTAEYRMLPSATQERQRRELLKLSGRTQEIQRLIGRSLRSCIDLQQLGERSITIDCDVLQADAGTRTTSITGGYVALALALNKLIKKGELIQSPLRFPVAAISVGLIEGEAFLDLNYPEDSKADIDFNVVMTGNLDLIEVQGTAEENSFTRSQLNDILDLAELGIKELVSLQNQALSQA, from the coding sequence ATGTCTTGGCAACGTCCTGATGGCCGTCAACCGAATCAACTTCGTCCTGTTAATTTTGAACTCAATTTTACCCGTTTCTCTGCTGGATCTGTTTTAGCCCAATGTGGGGAAACTAAAGTGCTTTGTACTGCGAGTATTGAAGAATATGTTCCCCGTTTTCTACTAGGAAGTGGTCAAGGATGGTTAACAGCAGAATACAGGATGTTACCCAGTGCAACCCAAGAACGTCAACGAAGAGAACTATTAAAACTATCAGGAAGAACGCAAGAAATACAGCGACTAATTGGTAGAAGTTTACGCTCTTGTATCGATTTACAACAGTTAGGAGAAAGAAGCATTACCATTGATTGTGATGTTCTGCAAGCTGATGCCGGAACTCGGACTACTTCTATTACAGGGGGATATGTCGCCTTGGCTTTGGCATTGAATAAATTGATAAAAAAAGGTGAATTAATCCAGTCTCCTTTACGATTTCCTGTAGCAGCTATCTCGGTGGGACTTATTGAAGGAGAGGCATTTTTAGACTTAAATTATCCTGAAGATTCTAAAGCAGATATTGATTTTAATGTAGTGATGACAGGAAATTTAGACTTAATTGAAGTCCAAGGAACAGCCGAAGAAAATAGCTTTACTCGTTCTCAACTGAATGACATTTTAGATTTAGCAGAACTTGGCATCAAAGAGTTAGTATCTTTACAAAATCAAGCATTAAGTCAAGCATAG
- a CDS encoding CAP family protein — protein MEKQLLNLMILLTSLLAFNQPLMSQSNFKEAILKTHNKYRQEVNLSPLTWSNTLAEDAQKWADHLASLGGDQLKHDPNPNGQGENIWFGTSNQFTYAEMVDGWGQEKQYFVPGRFNLETVSSTGNWSDVGHYTQIVWKNTKKVGCATSTAGGNDILVCRYHPQGNIIGQPVY, from the coding sequence ATGGAAAAACAACTTTTAAACTTAATGATACTGCTGACTTCCTTATTGGCATTCAATCAGCCTTTAATGAGTCAAAGTAACTTTAAAGAGGCTATTTTAAAAACTCATAATAAATATCGACAAGAAGTTAATCTTTCTCCCTTAACTTGGTCAAATACCTTAGCAGAAGATGCTCAAAAATGGGCTGATCATTTAGCTAGTTTAGGGGGTGATCAATTAAAACATGATCCTAACCCCAATGGACAAGGAGAAAATATCTGGTTCGGTACATCAAATCAATTTACTTACGCAGAAATGGTGGATGGTTGGGGACAAGAAAAACAATATTTTGTCCCTGGAAGATTTAACCTTGAAACGGTTAGTTCTACTGGGAATTGGTCTGATGTAGGACATTATACACAAATTGTTTGGAAGAATACGAAAAAAGTTGGTTGCGCCACCTCAACCGCCGGAGGAAATGATATTTTAGTGTGTCGTTATCATCCCCAAGGTAATATTATTGGTCAACCTGTTTATTAA
- a CDS encoding SDR family NAD(P)-dependent oxidoreductase, with amino-acid sequence MTDLKGKVALVTGATRGIGKGIAIGLGEAGATVYITGRTLGSDENDDVSGTLLDTQKAVNEAGGNCILVQVDHSDDEQVRLLFERIKTEQNGQLDILVNNVFSGVKAISNAYSEPFWKHDPSLWDAINNVGLRSHYVASIFAARLMSQRQQGLICTISSWGSLSYIFGAAYGVGKAACDRLAADMAVELKADNITSLSVWPGIVGTELMFEFSQQMNIQGKNARFDDYYNWETPLFTGRVIAALAAQENTMKLTGKVHIIAELAQQYNIVDEKHNRPVSLRSLRFILPSAVPALKQYASFIPDIKIPWLILQATMLQSPKI; translated from the coding sequence ATGACAGATTTAAAAGGAAAAGTTGCCTTAGTGACAGGGGCAACCAGAGGCATTGGTAAAGGCATTGCCATCGGTTTAGGAGAAGCAGGGGCTACGGTTTATATTACCGGACGAACCTTAGGCAGCGATGAGAATGATGACGTTTCGGGAACCTTATTAGACACTCAAAAAGCCGTAAATGAAGCAGGAGGAAACTGTATTCTGGTTCAAGTTGATCATAGTGACGATGAACAAGTTAGATTATTATTTGAACGCATTAAAACCGAACAAAATGGACAATTAGATATTTTAGTTAATAACGTTTTTTCAGGCGTTAAAGCTATTAGTAATGCTTATAGTGAACCCTTCTGGAAACATGACCCTAGTTTGTGGGATGCAATTAATAATGTTGGGCTTCGTAGCCACTATGTTGCCAGTATTTTTGCAGCCCGTTTGATGAGTCAACGTCAACAAGGACTCATTTGTACCATTTCTTCTTGGGGTAGTTTATCCTATATTTTTGGGGCAGCTTATGGAGTGGGAAAAGCAGCTTGCGATCGCTTGGCTGCAGACATGGCTGTGGAGTTAAAAGCTGATAATATTACTTCTCTTTCTGTATGGCCAGGAATTGTGGGAACCGAACTTATGTTTGAGTTTTCCCAACAGATGAATATTCAAGGAAAAAATGCTAGATTTGACGATTATTACAACTGGGAAACTCCCTTATTTACAGGGAGAGTGATTGCTGCATTAGCTGCCCAAGAAAACACCATGAAACTAACAGGAAAAGTTCATATTATTGCTGAATTAGCACAACAATATAATATTGTGGATGAAAAGCATAACCGTCCCGTTTCTTTACGTTCCCTTCGCTTTATTTTACCCTCTGCTGTTCCTGCTTTAAAACAGTATGCTTCTTTCATTCCAGATATTAAAATTCCTTGGTTGATTTTACAAGCAACCATGCTACAATCTCCCAAAATTTAA
- the infC gene encoding translation initiation factor IF-3 has translation MGRPRRRNKPFKPFNQPDKHRVNNRIRAEEVRVVTDNGEQVGIKPVAEAIDIAQEAGLDLVEVAPNASPPVCKIIDYGKFKYELQKKESLAKKNRTENTLKEVKLRYCTDTGDLNTKLRQARKFLNNGSKVKFSMRFRGRERAFMKLGREKLDHIVDRLSDVASQDGNSNYNGHQLSIILEPS, from the coding sequence TTGGGACGACCCAGAAGAAGAAATAAACCCTTTAAACCTTTTAATCAACCTGATAAACATCGAGTTAATAATCGAATTCGAGCAGAAGAAGTTAGAGTTGTTACCGATAATGGGGAACAAGTTGGCATCAAACCTGTAGCAGAAGCTATAGATATAGCACAAGAAGCAGGTTTAGACTTAGTAGAAGTTGCCCCCAACGCTTCACCACCGGTATGCAAAATCATTGATTACGGCAAGTTTAAGTACGAATTGCAGAAAAAAGAATCCTTAGCCAAGAAAAACCGTACAGAAAACACCCTAAAAGAAGTTAAACTGAGATACTGCACCGATACAGGGGACTTAAATACGAAACTTAGACAAGCAAGAAAATTTCTGAACAACGGTTCAAAAGTGAAGTTTTCTATGAGGTTTAGGGGTCGTGAGCGAGCATTTATGAAGCTTGGCCGTGAAAAATTAGACCACATTGTAGATAGACTATCTGATGTTGCTAGTCAAGACGGAAATAGCAACTATAATGGTCATCAACTGTCTATCATCCTCGAACCAAGTTAA
- a CDS encoding pentapeptide repeat-containing protein, with the protein MKYVSFIIFLLSTPLLLMGCTETTNNLYRLELERECVGCNLEGVNLPRENFGLKYRIPRSSSPLSVTPFGMDKAKPVDLTRANLSNANLYQSDLSSIILENAILVETNLSETDLENAILIGANLQGANLENANLQGANLENANLRGAILTGVNLEETHLKGIETDKNTVWD; encoded by the coding sequence ATGAAATATGTGTCTTTTATTATTTTCTTATTATCTACTCCGTTATTATTAATGGGTTGTACAGAAACCACTAATAATTTGTACCGCTTGGAATTAGAGAGAGAATGTGTCGGTTGCAACTTAGAAGGGGTTAATTTACCTAGGGAAAATTTTGGTCTAAAATACCGTATTCCTCGCAGTAGTTCCCCGTTGTCTGTTACACCTTTTGGCATGGATAAAGCGAAACCCGTTGATCTGACTAGGGCTAATTTATCCAATGCTAATTTATATCAATCTGATTTATCCAGTATTATTTTAGAAAATGCTATTTTAGTAGAGACAAATCTCAGTGAAACGGATTTAGAAAACGCCATTTTAATCGGTGCAAATTTACAAGGAGCAAATTTAGAAAATGCCAATCTTCAAGGAGCGAATTTAGAAAATGCTAACCTTCGAGGTGCTATTTTAACTGGTGTCAATCTAGAAGAAACTCACTTAAAAGGCATTGAAACTGATAAAAATACTGTTTGGGATTGA
- a CDS encoding Uma2 family endonuclease gives MKIIQQSVTENRVVLNNITWETFNQLLKELGDKRVIHLAYDQGIVEIMTPFGQHEYSNRFLDNLILVIALELDLNIKTMGSLTLKKEIVKKGVEPDSCYYLNNEPLVRHKQDIRLDIDPPPDLVLEIDMSNSSLNKLPIYAALGVPEIWRYDGHQLIAFILNNQNYVESDYSLTFPWLKLADLLPFIQQSLQEGETATLKKFRQWIQQQTG, from the coding sequence ATGAAAATAATTCAGCAAAGTGTGACCGAAAATCGAGTTGTTTTAAATAATATCACTTGGGAAACTTTTAATCAACTTCTCAAAGAGTTAGGAGATAAAAGAGTAATTCATTTAGCTTATGATCAAGGAATTGTTGAAATTATGACTCCGTTTGGACAACATGAATATAGTAATCGTTTTCTTGATAATTTAATTTTAGTAATTGCTCTAGAACTTGATTTGAATATTAAAACAATGGGGTCATTAACTTTAAAAAAAGAAATAGTTAAAAAAGGAGTTGAACCTGATTCCTGTTATTACCTAAACAATGAACCTTTAGTTAGACATAAACAAGATATTAGACTAGATATTGATCCACCCCCTGATTTAGTGTTAGAAATTGATATGAGTAATAGTTCTCTCAATAAGTTACCTATTTATGCTGCTTTAGGAGTGCCTGAAATTTGGCGATATGATGGTCATCAATTAATTGCTTTTATCTTAAATAATCAAAATTATGTTGAATCTGACTATAGTTTAACGTTTCCTTGGTTAAAGTTAGCTGATCTTTTACCTTTTATTCAACAAAGTTTACAAGAAGGAGAAACAGCAACCTTAAAAAAATTTCGTCAGTGGATTCAACAACAAACTGGCTAA